The proteins below are encoded in one region of Coffea arabica cultivar ET-39 chromosome 4c, Coffea Arabica ET-39 HiFi, whole genome shotgun sequence:
- the LOC113739584 gene encoding uncharacterized protein isoform X1, producing the protein MEMKKKKLVTRGELLDRWRGIEEEDDDEQGQDLHKRRRLRQLKQAWFSDAFNFLIGLPDDNHIWCSSWDLMGPLLETFYNYSIDEPHGSPLKILWTRISEEMRHCTQCISQHHRTQDMYHMDYDPSSIGPLLEVVRTLDEERISKNLKEINAKVAQGELDPACTNAEVVCVMFEVLMFPFLLDDQSLATEFEKFIEAIDSSHELTLAGHQQYPGVYALLFLKSRRTRSIGFRLAAQMGNVRRSADLDPLQPLLKKCVSLLETEIVPSTTETSRPRVQLDRITVWLGIKALLGFLEPPAFEEGILDRYPVFLSVVLNQISDDLEFSHAVNCLRLLFQMLGYKLWWRSTLSPSVMCNTLLGQCFHTRNEKSHKEIFDLFQPFLQSLEALQDGEHEMQRRHLLYFLLHQVTVSSNFSVLMRKKACQIALLIVHRGYKINPPCPPYECAHMWCPSLVSSLKDSSLHISLRQPALDLIQTVVISDASALVATILNNHLLSCNEKVVPVEANDENDNNEELLIGEDIEEKYTSCWNEFHLQMKNTTLTYREWLCIPMLWFDVLVGIDPLILPVSFSKAVFWALSRFSMVEAEYSIRMSVSIGDLLTTCASEISHLFGWKIPSGSDDGGDRAESKNSIGVSKMYIPLIRTFRRLASHYIFRMEQSELKKQWTWEPGMADSLILFLVDPNDNDRQVSRLILEQFSGEKGLTSGLRFLCSSQSSLAAIFLGLRHALKLVHLDAVLLNFQTLHHFFFVLCKLIKEGNSCRDPIARGSRGDLNVPEFSSLGGFLRQPVINLRKDDLNSSVVNSTVWEKFCCSISEMAWPSVKKCLAEGKAFKDDKISQMTSVRLLEILPIIFGELYPNSGLTMKAITDMKWLHDFMDWGRSSLAVVARYWKQALVSLLGVLKKSCSQNTACAIRAVERLISSDNVAMDEMNDQVTCLSLSLVDDGSSALNKSNMKPKSIFSEELLDGQNCLLENVKLLSSNAVEEHMTGLDGLIGRERDNGIILLDDDEKPAISAVEKIQSYLGLTQDSFDNKAFSSVPMERTLHCNEENNSTTGCLGYSSETLCEGSIEGFSPIIQKLEMDKTEGREWPAPDLMFKSIESKEKEISPKHNKNYFCPPQNVSDLKSSDESVDSGGTGSSKSQLGWKMKAPVGTSNIFNSNSKDHKSDDKVLEKSHLVTNKVLHHDREDDSWDFSFFKSARPHKSLLSKPSNPGAKRQVIQLNLPMQNRSGSWRLNLEKGRFKAPRLDDWYKAILELDYFVTVGLASEDKGGNRKFGKLKEVPVCFKSPDEYVEIFRALVLEEFKAQLHSSFQEMTSLDEMCYGGISVLSVERIDDFHMVRCVHDEAESSGSRSFLENDLILLTRQPLPRSFHGDIHVVGKVEKREIDIKRRSSVLVLRLYLQNGSSRLNRARKFLVERSKWCISHIMSITPQLREFQALSSLREIPLLPVILNPACHTGVNNSRRENLGRLSQPLQQVLRSSYNGSQLQAISAAIGSFDLKKDFEVSLVQGPPGTGKTRTILGIVSGLLAFSRTRDKKRTGSRDPSCTTSSDMHSRSQINQSAAIARAWQDAALAKQLHEEEDRSTKSSGSCSRGRILICAQSNAAVDELVSRISTEGLYGCDGLIYKPYLVRVGNIRTVHPNSLPYFIDTLVDQRVVEETANDGKTEIGVDSVSVLRSNLERLVDQIRFYEAKRANLVGRDPDTRRQLEGSVKGDDLKEPIDTEIEAKLKRLYEKKKAFYKDLSHAQTQEKKASEESKARKQKLRRAILKEAEVVVTTLSGCGGDLYGVCAESILSHKFSSSTESTLFDAVVVDEAAQALEPATLIPLQLLKSKGTRCIMVGDPKQLPATVLSNIASKYLYQCSMFERLQRAGHPVVMLTQQYRMHPEICRFPSLHFYDGKLKNGDQMSSKAAVFHETEGLGPYMFFDVVDGQESHGKNTGSLSLYNECEADAAVEVLRHFKKRYPLEFVGGRIGVITPYKRQLSVLRSRFSSAFGSSISAEMEFNTVDGFQGREVDILVLSTVRAAEHQASRLSSSSIGFVADVRRMNVALTRAKFSLWILGNARTLQTNENWASLLKDAKERNLVTQVRRPYNNLIFNSASHEIPPDEGPGNHLRQLQHVNKVKAVAKHADVQNKRAKDISEKKRKYIMSEAPVDAVTGEIEHVVPSVKTVAQSKIRVTNKNNSPLVKDFASVFVENSGGQICQGLKPSIDRSQAGNEGTSGRRISPMKIKSMELNSPDGNMGGNSSNDQEHLEKVICENRRHLKRQASRRRLGPSKHQRSSLMMDTGVTSPEGSLSADRGYVEKASGQVELPNDTILKRKQQRDAVDALLSSALISSKKPESSAKSVPVRTLSSTSVEGGVIRTRKLGKAPHKDTHIPATSPIISRKEEILDER; encoded by the exons atggaaatgaagaagaagaagttggTTACGAGAGGAGAGCTATTAGACCGATGGAGGGGTATCGAAGAAGAAGACGATGATGAGCAGGGTCAAGACCTTCACAAGCGTCGCCGTCTCCGCCAACTCAAACAAGCATG gTTTTCTGATGCATTCAACTTTTTAATTGGCTTGCCCGACGACAATCATATTTGGTGCAGCTCTTGGGATTTGATGGGACCTCTTCTGGAGACTTTCTATAATTATTCTATAGATGAGCCTCATGGTTCGCCTCTTAAGATTTTGTGGACTAGGATTTCTGAAGAAATGCGACATTGCACTCAATGCATCTCTCAGCACCATCGCACCCAGGATATGTATCATATGGATTATGATCCCAGTTCCATTGGACCTCTTCTGGAAGTAGTCCGTACTCTTGATGAAGAAAGAATAAGTAAAAATCTGAAAGAGATTAATGCAAAAGTAGCTCAGGGGGAGTTGGATCCAGCATGTACTAATGCTGAAGTTGTTTGTGTGATGTTTGAG GTTTTGATGTTTCCCTTCTTGTTGGATGATCAATCTTTGGCTACTGAATTTGAAAAGTTCATTGAAGCAATTGATAGCTCTCACGAACTGACATTGGCCGGACATCAGCAGTATCCA GGAGTTTATGCATTACTTTTCCTTAAAAGCAGAAGAACACGTTCTATTGGTTTTCGGCTGGCTGCACAAATGGGTAATGTAAG GAGATCAGCTGACTTGGATCCTCTGCAGCCTTTGCTGAAGAAATGTGTTAGTCTTCTGGAGACTGAAATAGTGCCATCAACTACTGAGACTTCTAGACCTAGGGTGCAGCTGGACCGAATAACTGTATGGCTCGGGATTAAAGCATT GCTTGGGTTCTTAGAACCTCCAGCATTTGAGGAAGGGATATTAGACCGCTACCCTGTTTTTTTGAGTGTCGTACTTAACCAAATTAGTGATGATCTTGAATTTTCTCACGCTGTTAATTGCCTGAGGCTGCTTTTCCAAATGCTTG GATATAAGCTTTGGTGGAGATCAACATTGTCTCCAAGTGTTATGTGTAATACATTGCTAGGTCAATGTTTTCATACTCGTAATGAGAAAAGCCACAAAGAAATTTTTGATCTTTTCCAGCCTTTTTTGCAG TCTCTTGAAGCTTTACAAGATGGAGAGCATGAAATGCAACGGAGGCATCTTCTTTACTTCCTTTTGCATCAAGTGACCGTGAGTAGTAACTTCAGTGTACTGATGCGAAAAAAGGCTTGTCAG ATTGCTCTTCTCATTGTTCACCGAGGTTACAAGATTAACCCCCCTTGCCCACCTTATGAATGTGCGCACATGTG GTGCCCTTCTCTTGTCTCTTCTTTGAAGGATTCATCCCTTCATATCTCACTGAGACAACCAGCCTTGGATCTTATTCAAACAGTTGTAATTTCTGATGCTTCTGCTTTGGTTGCCACAATTTTGAACAATCATTTGCTCTCATGTAACGAAAAAGTTGTGCCTGTTGAGGCTAATGATGAAAATGACAACAATGAAGAGCTCCTTATTGGTGAAGATATTGAAGAGAAGTACACAAGTTGTTGGAATGAATTCCATCTGCAGATGAAAAATACTACACTGACATATAGGGAGTGGCTGTGCATTCCAATGCTATGGTTTGATGTTCTAGTTGGAATTGATCCTTTGATCCTTCCGGTATCATTTTCCAAAGCTGTTTTTTGGGCTCTATCTCGTTTCTCTATGGTAGAGGCAGAGTATAGCATCCGAATGTCAGTTTCAATAGGGGATTTGCTGACAACCTGTGCTTCAGAAATTTCTCATCTTTTTGGTTGGAAGATCCCTTCTGGTTCTGACGATGGTGGAGATAGAGCAGAGTCCAAAAACTCCATTGGTGTCTCAAAAATGTATATTCCTCTCATAAGGACATTTAGGAG GTTGGCTTCCCACTATATTTTCAGAATGGAGCAAAGTGAACTGAAGAAGCAGTGGACTTGGGAGCCAGGGATGGCTGATAGTCTGattctttttcttgttgatccaaatgat AATGACAGACAAGTGAGTAGGCTTATCCTTGAGCAATTTTCAGGCGAAAAGGGCCTTACTTCTGGTCTGCGGTTTCTCTGTTCGAGCCAATCTTCATTGGCAGCCATCTTTCTGGGGTTGAGGCATGCCCTGAAACTG GTTCACTTGGATGCTGTGTTGCTGAACTTTCAAACGCTACACCATTTCTTCTTTGTGCTATGCAAATTAATTAAAGAAGGAAATTCATGTAGAGATCCAATTGCTCGGGGTTCTCGAGGAGATTTAAATGTTCCAGAGTTTTCTTCCCTAGGTGGATTTTTAAGGCAGCCTGTAATTAATCTGAGAAAGGACGACCTAAATTCATCTGTTGTCAATTCTACAGTCTGGGAGAAATTCTGTTGCTCAATATCAGAAATGGCATGGCCATCTGTGAAGAAGTGTTTGGCTGAAGGCAAGGCATTCAAAGATGATAAAATATCTCAG ATGACAAGTGTCCGTCTACTTGAGATCCTTCCTATTATATTTGGTGAACTTTATCCAAATTCAGGCCTCACAATGAAAGCTATAACTGACATGAAGTGGCTTCATGATTTCATGGATTGGGGTAGGTCATCACTTGCTGTGGTGGCTAGATACTGGAAACAAGCTCTAGTTTCTTTGCTGGGTGTGCTTAAGAAGTCATGCAGTCAAAATACTGCTTGTGCAATTAGGGCTGTGGAGAGGCTCATCTCATCAG ATAATGTTGCAATGGATGAAATGAATGATCAAGTCACATGCCTCTCTCTTTCATTGGTGGATGACGGTTCTTCTGCATTAAATAAATCAAACATGAAACCCAAATCAATATTCTCTGAAGAGCTATTGGACGGGCAAAATTGTTTGCTTGAAAATGTGAAATTGTTATCCTCGAATGCTGTAGAAGAACATATGACAGGCTTGGATGGATTAATTGGTAGAGAGAGGGATAATGGGATAATTCTTCTGGATGATGATGAAAAACCAGCAATTTCTGCTGTTGAGAAGATTCAATCTTATCTTGGGTTGACTCAAGATAGTTTTGATAATAAGGCTTTTTCTTCTGTTCCTATGGAAAGAACTTTGCATtgtaatgaagaaaataattctaCGACTGGTTGTTTGGGATATTCATCAGAAACTCTTTGCGAAGGAAGTATAGAGGGTTTTTCACCTATCATTCAGAAGCTGGAGATGGATAAAACTGAAGGCAGAGAGTGGCCTGCACCTGACTTGATGTTTAAGTCCATCGAGAGTAAGGAAAAAGAGATTAGCCCTAAACACAATAAGAATTACTTTTGTCCTCCACAAAATGTATCTGACTTAAAGTCATCGGATGAAAGTGTAGATTCAGGGGGAACTGGTTCTTCCAAGTCTCAACTTGGTTGGAAAATGAAAGCACCAGTTGGTACAAGTAATATCTTTAACAGCAACAGCAAGGACCACAAAAGCGATGACAAAGTTCTAGAAAAAAGTCATCTAGTCACAAACAAGGTATTACATCATGATAGAGAAGATGATTCATGGGATTTTTCGTTTTTCAAGTCAGCAAGGCCTCACAAATCACTGTTATCCAAACCAAGCAACCCTGGTGCTAAACGACAAGTCATTCAACTCAACTTACCCATGCAAAACAGGTCTGGGAGCTGGAGGCTGAATCTTGAAAAGGGAAGATTTAAGGCTCCCAGGCTTGATGATTGGTATAAGGCAATTCTAGAGTTGGATTACTTTGTGACAGTTGGATTAGCATCAGAAGACAAAGGTGGGAATAGGAAGTTTGGCAAATTGAAGGAGGTCCCTGTTTGTTTTAAATCACCTGATGAATATGTTGAAATTTTTCGTGCACTAGTACTAGAAGAATTTAAGGCACAGCTTCACAGTTCTTTTCAGGAGATGACATCTTTAGATGAGATGTGTTATGGAGGTATTTCTGTGCTGTCTGTTGAGCGAATTGATGATTTTCATATGGTTCGCTGTGTCCATGATGAAGCTGAATCCTCGGGTTCTAGGAGCTTCTTGGAGAATGATCTCATATTGCTTACTAGGCAACCATTGCCACGTTCTTTCCATGGGGACATTCACGTGGTTGGGAAG GTTGAAAAGCGTGAAATAGACATTAAAAGAAGATCAAGTGTCTTAGTTCTCAGACTGTATCTGCAAAATGGATCTTCTCGTCTTAATCGAGCTAGAAAGTTTCTTGTTGAACGAAGTAAATGGTGCATTAGTCACATTATGAGCATTACACCTCAACTCCGAGAATTCCAAGCATTGTCATCATTAAGAGAAATTCCTTTGCTTCCTGTTATCTTGAATCCAGCCTGTCATACTGGTGTTAATAATTCTAGAAGAGAAAATCTTGGCAGATTGTCTCAGCCTTTGCAGCAGGTTTTAAGGTCCTCATATAATGGCTCTCAACTGCAAGCTATCTCTGCTGCTATtggatcatttgatttgaaaaagGATTTTGAAGTGTCCCTTGTACAGGGTCCACCAG GGACTGGTAAGACTAGAACAATTTTGGGAATTGTGAGTGGTTTGCTAGCATTTTCCCGGACTAGGGATAAGAAAAGAACGGGAAGTCGGGATCCATCTTGTACGACTAGCTCTGACATGCATTCCAGATCACAGATCAATCAGTCTGCTGCGATTGCAAGGGCATGGCAGGATGCAGCATTGGCCAAGCAACTACATGAAGAGGAAGACAGGAGCACCAAGTCCTCTGGCAGTTGCAGTAGAGGACGGATTCTCATCTGTGCTCAATCCAATGCTGCAGTTGATGAGTTAGTGTCTAGAATATCAACTGAAGGGCTTTATGGTTGTGATGGACTGATATATAAACCATATCTTGTTAGAGTTGGCAATATCAGGACTGTTCATCCGAATTCACTGCCTTACTTTATTGACACACTTGTTGATCAGCGTGTGGTTGAGGAGACTGCGAATGATGGAAAGACTGAGATTGGTGTGGACTCAGTCTCAGTTCTTCGTTCTAATCTGGAGCGTTTAGTTGATCAAATCAGATTTTATGAAGCCAAGCGTGCGAACTTGGTGGGTAGAGATCCAGATACAAGAAGACAATTAGAAGGGAGTGTTAAAGGTGATGACTTGAAGGAGCCAATTGATACAGAAATTGAAGCAAAGCTGAAAAGATTGtatgagaaaaagaaagcatTCTATAAAGATCTTTCCCATGCACAAACTCAGGAGAAAAAGGCCAGTGAAGAAAGCAAAGCTCGTAAACAGAAGTTGCGAAGGGCTATATTGAAAGAAGCTGAAGTTGTCGTGACTACACTGAGTGGCTGTGGTGGAGATCTTTATGGGGTTTGTGCTGAATCTATCTTGAGCCATAAGTTCAGCAGTTCAACAGAAAGCACCCTATTTGATGCTGTTGTAGTAGATGAAGCAGCACAA GCCCTTGAACCTGCTACATTGATTCCTCTTCAGCTGTTAAAGTCAAAGGGAACCAGATGTATAATG GTTGGTGATCCCAAACAGCTTCCTGCTACAGTTCTTTCTAACATTGCCAGCAAATATTTATATCAGTGCAGCATGTTTGAACGTTTGCAACGTGCTGGTCATCCTGTTGTGATGCTTACCCAACAG TATAGGATGCACCCGGAGATATGTCGCTTTCCTTCGTTGCACTTCTATGATGGGAAGTTGAAAAACGGCGACCAGATGTCCAGCAAAGCTGCAGTCTTCCATGAGACTGAGGGCCTTGGCCCTTACATGTTCTTTGATGTCGTTGATGGACAGGAAAGTCATGGTAAGAACACTGGTTCGCTATCCCTCTACAATGAATGTGAGGCTGATGCTGCTGTTGAAGTACTAAGACATTTTAAGAAGAG GTACCCATTGGAATTTGTCGGTGGAAGGATTGGTGTAATAACTCCATACAAGCGTCAACTTTCTGTTTTGCGTTCACGATTTTCCAGTGCATTTGGTTCTTCTATTTCAGCTGAAATGGAGTTTAATACAGTTGATGGTTTTCAAGGTCGAGAGGTTGACATCTTGGTACTTTCCACGGTTAGAGCAGCTGAACATCAGGCATCCAGATTGAGTTCTAGCAGTATTGGATTCGTTGCTGATGTTAGACGCATGAATGTTGCTCTCACAAGGGCCAAATTTTCCTTGTGGATTTTGGGAAATGCAAGAACGTTGCAGACAAACGAGAACTGGGCTTCTCTCCTGAAGGATGCTAAAGAAAGAAATTTGGTAACACAAGTTAGAAGACCATACAACAATCTTATCTTCAATTCAGCTTCACATGAAATTCCTCCCGACGAAGGTCCTGGGAATCATTTGAGGCAGCTGCAGCACGTCAATAAGGTAAAAGCAGTTGCCAAGCATGCTGATGTGCAAAACAAAAGGGCCAAAGATATATctgaaaagaagagaaaatacaTTATGAGTGAAGCACCTGTTGATGCTGTGACAGGTGAAATTGAGCATGTTGTACCGTCTGTAAAAACCGTTGCACAAAGCAAAATAAGAGTCACGAACAAAAATAATTCTCCGTTGGTAAAGGATTTTGCATCTGTTTTTGTTGAAAATAGCGGGGGCCAAATATGCCAGGGTTTGAAGCCTTCCATTGATAGAAGTCAAGCCGGGAATGAGGGAACTTCTGGTAGAAGGATTAGCCCAATGAAAATTAAGAGTATGGAACTCAATTCACCAGATGGAAATATGGGTGGAAATTCGAGCAATGACCAAGAGCATTTGGAGAAAGTGATATGTGAGAATCGTAGACATTTGAAACGTCAAGCATCCCGAAGGCGTTTAGGTCCTTCCAAGCATCAAAGAAGTTCGCTGATGATGGACACAGGCGTAACATCTCCTGAAGGAAGCCTGAGTGCAGACAGAGGTTACGTTGAGAAAGCTTCAGGTCAAGTAGAATTGCCTAATGAtacaattttgaaaagaaaacaacaacGTGATGCTGTTGATGCTCTTCTTTCTTCTGCTCTTATATCGTCAAAGAAGCCCGAATCCTCAGCAAAATCTGTGCCCGTTAGGACGCTTTCCTCAACTAGTGTTGAAGGTGGTGTAATCCGGACCCGAAAATTGGGAAAAG CCCCACATAAAGATACTCATATTCCAGCCACGTCCCCCATAATTTCAAGGAAAGAAGAAATACTTGATGAAAGATAG